The proteins below are encoded in one region of Takifugu rubripes chromosome 1, fTakRub1.2, whole genome shotgun sequence:
- the trim13 gene encoding tripartite motif-containing 13 isoform X1: MRYLAFLCAAEMVNSSPRKGEVCTATSAMIALRCASQQLDTMEQLEEELTCPICCGLFEDPRVLLCSHSFCKKCLEGLLEGSRGSTFRTPFKCPTCRKEAPHNGANSLQINYSLRGIVEKYSKIKVLPKMSECKHHCGQPLNIFCATDLKLICGFCATTDDHRGHKFCSMEEAYDREKEAFDELCQRVENWQSADILTHLDTLQTSKKKALQSVTSDAEKVTEYFDKLINSLECKKNEILSDLETLKLVVLQAYDPEITKLSAVMEEHRRALGIAESFRGITEPLFFLQQMQEFREKVELLKKTLLPSRKNISVRPLVRNFDVKKWDSLRLREVDKISVPHESGSYRTEGSRVSARTWMRPLIAMLLITLPFLLPLTVDVPPHVEPVVAALSAHLGHAGAYLRQINDACTSLTDACEARFAALVDATVRFIGGLF; this comes from the exons ATGCGGTACTTAGCTTTTCTGTGCGCTGCTGAAATGGTTAACTCTTCACCCAGGAAGGGCGAAGTCTGCACAGCAACAAGCGCCATGATTGCGTTGCGCTGTGCGTCTCAACAGCTG GACACCATGGAGCAGTTAGAAGAGGAGCTGACGTGCCCGATATGCTGCGGTCTCTTTGAGGATCCGCGGGTTTTACTGTGCTCGCACAGCTTCTGCAAGAAATGCTTGGAAGGACTCCTGGAAGGGAGCCGCGGATCCACTTTCAGAACACCTTTCAAATGCCCTACATGCCGCAAAGAGGCGCCGCACAACGGTGCCAACAGCCTGCAGATCAACTATTCTCTGCGCGGAATAGTGGAAAAGTACAGCAAAATAAAGGTTCTGCCTAAAATGTCTGAGTGCAAACACCACTGCGGCCAGCCGCTGAATATCTTTTGCGCCACGGACTTAAAACTCATTTGTGGGTTCTGCGCGACAACAGATGACCACAGAGGACATAAATTCTGCTCGATGGAGGAGGCATATGACCGAGAGAAGGAGGCGTTTGACGAGCTGTGTCAAAGAGTGGAGAACTGGCAGAGCGCAGATATCCTGACCCACCTGGATACACTACAAACCAGTAAGAAAAAGGCGCTCCAGTCGGTGACCAGTGACGCGGAGAAGGTGACAGAGTATTTCGACAAACTCATCAATTCCCTCGAGTGCAAAAAGAACGAAATTCTCTCCGACTTAGAAACCCTAAAGCTGGTGGTGTTGCAGGCGTATGACCCGGAGATCACCAAGCTGAGcgcagtgatggaggagcacagACGCGCGCTCGGCATCGCCGAGTCCTTCAGGGGCATCACGGAGCCGCTCTTCtttctgcagcagatgcaggagTTTCGAGAGAAGGTGGAACTGCTGAAGAAGACCCTGCTGCCCTCCCGGAAAAACATAAGCGTGCGTCCGCTGGTGCGTAATTTCGACGTTAAAAAGTGGGATTCGCTAAGGCTCCGAGAGGTGGACAAGATTTCAGTCCCGCACGAGAGTGGCTCCTACAGAACGGAGGGCTCCCGGGTGTCCGCGCGCACGTGGATGCGCCCTCTCATAGCGATGCTGCTGATAACGCTGCCGTTCTTGCTGCCCCTCACAGTCGACGTGCCTCCGCACGTTGAGCCGGTCGTCGCTGCGCTGTCAGCGCACCTTGGCCACGCCGGCGCGTATCTGCGACAGATCAACGACGCGTGCACGTCACTGACTGATGCATGTGAGGCGCGTTTCGCGGCCCTGGTCGACGCTACCGTCAGATTTATTGGCGGACTGTTTTAA
- the trim13 gene encoding tripartite motif-containing 13 isoform X2, with product MRYLAFLCAAEMVNSSPRKGEVCTATSAMIALRCASQQLDTMEQLEEELTCPICCGLFEDPRVLLCSHSFCKKCLEGLLEGSRGSTFRTPFKCPTCRKEAPHNGANSLQINYSLRGIVEKYSKIKVLPKMSECKHHCGQPLNIFCATDLKLICGFCATTDDHRGHKFCSMEEAYDREKEAFDELCQRVENWQSADILTHLDTLQTSKKKALQSVTSDAEKAYDPEITKLSAVMEEHRRALGIAESFRGITEPLFFLQQMQEFREKVELLKKTLLPSRKNISVRPLVRNFDVKKWDSLRLREVDKISVPHESGSYRTEGSRVSARTWMRPLIAMLLITLPFLLPLTVDVPPHVEPVVAALSAHLGHAGAYLRQINDACTSLTDACEARFAALVDATVRFIGGLF from the exons ATGCGGTACTTAGCTTTTCTGTGCGCTGCTGAAATGGTTAACTCTTCACCCAGGAAGGGCGAAGTCTGCACAGCAACAAGCGCCATGATTGCGTTGCGCTGTGCGTCTCAACAGCTG GACACCATGGAGCAGTTAGAAGAGGAGCTGACGTGCCCGATATGCTGCGGTCTCTTTGAGGATCCGCGGGTTTTACTGTGCTCGCACAGCTTCTGCAAGAAATGCTTGGAAGGACTCCTGGAAGGGAGCCGCGGATCCACTTTCAGAACACCTTTCAAATGCCCTACATGCCGCAAAGAGGCGCCGCACAACGGTGCCAACAGCCTGCAGATCAACTATTCTCTGCGCGGAATAGTGGAAAAGTACAGCAAAATAAAGGTTCTGCCTAAAATGTCTGAGTGCAAACACCACTGCGGCCAGCCGCTGAATATCTTTTGCGCCACGGACTTAAAACTCATTTGTGGGTTCTGCGCGACAACAGATGACCACAGAGGACATAAATTCTGCTCGATGGAGGAGGCATATGACCGAGAGAAGGAGGCGTTTGACGAGCTGTGTCAAAGAGTGGAGAACTGGCAGAGCGCAGATATCCTGACCCACCTGGATACACTACAAACCAGTAAGAAAAAGGCGCTCCAGTCGGTGACCAGTGACGCGGAGAAG GCGTATGACCCGGAGATCACCAAGCTGAGcgcagtgatggaggagcacagACGCGCGCTCGGCATCGCCGAGTCCTTCAGGGGCATCACGGAGCCGCTCTTCtttctgcagcagatgcaggagTTTCGAGAGAAGGTGGAACTGCTGAAGAAGACCCTGCTGCCCTCCCGGAAAAACATAAGCGTGCGTCCGCTGGTGCGTAATTTCGACGTTAAAAAGTGGGATTCGCTAAGGCTCCGAGAGGTGGACAAGATTTCAGTCCCGCACGAGAGTGGCTCCTACAGAACGGAGGGCTCCCGGGTGTCCGCGCGCACGTGGATGCGCCCTCTCATAGCGATGCTGCTGATAACGCTGCCGTTCTTGCTGCCCCTCACAGTCGACGTGCCTCCGCACGTTGAGCCGGTCGTCGCTGCGCTGTCAGCGCACCTTGGCCACGCCGGCGCGTATCTGCGACAGATCAACGACGCGTGCACGTCACTGACTGATGCATGTGAGGCGCGTTTCGCGGCCCTGGTCGACGCTACCGTCAGATTTATTGGCGGACTGTTTTAA
- the trim13 gene encoding tripartite motif-containing 13 isoform X3 — protein sequence MEQLEEELTCPICCGLFEDPRVLLCSHSFCKKCLEGLLEGSRGSTFRTPFKCPTCRKEAPHNGANSLQINYSLRGIVEKYSKIKVLPKMSECKHHCGQPLNIFCATDLKLICGFCATTDDHRGHKFCSMEEAYDREKEAFDELCQRVENWQSADILTHLDTLQTSKKKALQSVTSDAEKVTEYFDKLINSLECKKNEILSDLETLKLVVLQAYDPEITKLSAVMEEHRRALGIAESFRGITEPLFFLQQMQEFREKVELLKKTLLPSRKNISVRPLVRNFDVKKWDSLRLREVDKISVPHESGSYRTEGSRVSARTWMRPLIAMLLITLPFLLPLTVDVPPHVEPVVAALSAHLGHAGAYLRQINDACTSLTDACEARFAALVDATVRFIGGLF from the coding sequence ATGGAGCAGTTAGAAGAGGAGCTGACGTGCCCGATATGCTGCGGTCTCTTTGAGGATCCGCGGGTTTTACTGTGCTCGCACAGCTTCTGCAAGAAATGCTTGGAAGGACTCCTGGAAGGGAGCCGCGGATCCACTTTCAGAACACCTTTCAAATGCCCTACATGCCGCAAAGAGGCGCCGCACAACGGTGCCAACAGCCTGCAGATCAACTATTCTCTGCGCGGAATAGTGGAAAAGTACAGCAAAATAAAGGTTCTGCCTAAAATGTCTGAGTGCAAACACCACTGCGGCCAGCCGCTGAATATCTTTTGCGCCACGGACTTAAAACTCATTTGTGGGTTCTGCGCGACAACAGATGACCACAGAGGACATAAATTCTGCTCGATGGAGGAGGCATATGACCGAGAGAAGGAGGCGTTTGACGAGCTGTGTCAAAGAGTGGAGAACTGGCAGAGCGCAGATATCCTGACCCACCTGGATACACTACAAACCAGTAAGAAAAAGGCGCTCCAGTCGGTGACCAGTGACGCGGAGAAGGTGACAGAGTATTTCGACAAACTCATCAATTCCCTCGAGTGCAAAAAGAACGAAATTCTCTCCGACTTAGAAACCCTAAAGCTGGTGGTGTTGCAGGCGTATGACCCGGAGATCACCAAGCTGAGcgcagtgatggaggagcacagACGCGCGCTCGGCATCGCCGAGTCCTTCAGGGGCATCACGGAGCCGCTCTTCtttctgcagcagatgcaggagTTTCGAGAGAAGGTGGAACTGCTGAAGAAGACCCTGCTGCCCTCCCGGAAAAACATAAGCGTGCGTCCGCTGGTGCGTAATTTCGACGTTAAAAAGTGGGATTCGCTAAGGCTCCGAGAGGTGGACAAGATTTCAGTCCCGCACGAGAGTGGCTCCTACAGAACGGAGGGCTCCCGGGTGTCCGCGCGCACGTGGATGCGCCCTCTCATAGCGATGCTGCTGATAACGCTGCCGTTCTTGCTGCCCCTCACAGTCGACGTGCCTCCGCACGTTGAGCCGGTCGTCGCTGCGCTGTCAGCGCACCTTGGCCACGCCGGCGCGTATCTGCGACAGATCAACGACGCGTGCACGTCACTGACTGATGCATGTGAGGCGCGTTTCGCGGCCCTGGTCGACGCTACCGTCAGATTTATTGGCGGACTGTTTTAA
- the LOC101065872 gene encoding SPRY domain-containing protein 7 isoform X2, translating to MRPQPPPLGVAVVHSAGEITQLFYGTDVVIVKSGRRICGTGGCLANAPLHQNKSYFEFKIQSTGVWGIGVATQKVNLNQVPLGRDTNSLVLRHDGSVYHNNEEKNRLPANNLPQEGDIVGLTYDHVEMNLYLNGKNMHCPASGIRGTVYPVVYVDDSAILDCHFSDFYHAPPQGFEKILFEQQIF from the exons ATGCGGCCCCAGCCTCCACCGCTGGGCGTCGCTGTTGTGCACAGTGCCGGTGAAATAACCCAGCTCTTCTATG GCACAGATGTTGTTATTGTAAAGAGCGGCAGGAGGATATGTGGTACTGGAGGGTGCCTGGCCAACGCTCCTTTACATCAGAACAAAAGTTACTTTGAGTTTAAAATCCAATCAACTG GAGTGTGGGGAATCGGTGTTGCTACACAGAAAGTAAATCTTAATCAAGTGCCTTTGGGCCGAGACACAAACAGCCTTGTCCTGCGACACGATGGCTCCGTATACCATAATAATGAAGAGAAGAATCGGTTGCCTGCAAACAATCTCCCTCAGGAGGGAGACATTGTG GGGCTAACGTATGATCACGTGGAAATGAATCTATATCTGAATGGAAAAAACATGCATTGTCCTGCGTCAGGGATACGTGGCACTGTATACCCGGTTGTTTATG TGGATGATAGCGCCATCTTGGACTGCCACTTCAGTGACTTCTACCACGCGCCCCCGCAAGGATTTGAGAAGATCTTGTTCGAACAACAGATCTTCTGA
- the LOC101065872 gene encoding SPRY domain-containing protein 7 isoform X1, which produces MAAMFTCCLGCCGDGGAGHIPLKDMPTVQLDTNHMGTDVVIVKSGRRICGTGGCLANAPLHQNKSYFEFKIQSTGVWGIGVATQKVNLNQVPLGRDTNSLVLRHDGSVYHNNEEKNRLPANNLPQEGDIVGLTYDHVEMNLYLNGKNMHCPASGIRGTVYPVVYVDDSAILDCHFSDFYHAPPQGFEKILFEQQIF; this is translated from the exons ATGGCCGCGATGTTTACGTGTTGTTTGGGCTGCTGCGGAGATGGCGGTGCGGGGCATATTCCACTCAAAGACATGCCCACGGTTCAGTTAGATACAAACCACATGG GCACAGATGTTGTTATTGTAAAGAGCGGCAGGAGGATATGTGGTACTGGAGGGTGCCTGGCCAACGCTCCTTTACATCAGAACAAAAGTTACTTTGAGTTTAAAATCCAATCAACTG GAGTGTGGGGAATCGGTGTTGCTACACAGAAAGTAAATCTTAATCAAGTGCCTTTGGGCCGAGACACAAACAGCCTTGTCCTGCGACACGATGGCTCCGTATACCATAATAATGAAGAGAAGAATCGGTTGCCTGCAAACAATCTCCCTCAGGAGGGAGACATTGTG GGGCTAACGTATGATCACGTGGAAATGAATCTATATCTGAATGGAAAAAACATGCATTGTCCTGCGTCAGGGATACGTGGCACTGTATACCCGGTTGTTTATG TGGATGATAGCGCCATCTTGGACTGCCACTTCAGTGACTTCTACCACGCGCCCCCGCAAGGATTTGAGAAGATCTTGTTCGAACAACAGATCTTCTGA
- the kpna3 gene encoding importin subunit alpha-4: protein MAENAGLENHRIKSFKNKGRDVETMRRHRNEVTLELRKNKRDEHLLKKRNVPLEESLEDSDLDSDFKGQNDTLDAILMNATSENPVVQLSAVQAARKLLSSDRNPPIDDLIKSGILPILVKCLERNDNPSLQFEAAWALTNIASGTSAQTQAVVKSNAVPLFLRLLQSPHQNVCEQAVWALGNIIGDGPQCRDFVISLGVVKPLLSFISPSIPITFLRNVTWVIVNLCRNKDPPPPMETVQEILPALCVLIYHSDINILVDTVWALSYLTDGGNEQIQMVIDSGVVPILVALLSHQEVKVQTAALRAVGNIVTGTDEQTQVVLNCDVLAQFPNLLTHPKEKINKEAVWFLSNITAGNQQQVQAVINAGLIPMIIQQLAKGDFGTQKEAAWAISNLTISGRKDQVQFLVEQGVIPPFCNLLSVKDSQVVQVVLDGLKNILIMAGDEASNIAEIIEECGGLEKIENLQQHENEDIYKLAFEIIDLYFSGDDIDEDPNLIPDTQGGTFNFDPASNMQTKEFNF, encoded by the exons ATGGCAGAAAACGCCGGCTTGGAAAACCACCGCAtcaaaagctttaaaaacaagGGACGCGATGTCGAG ACTATGAGAAGACATCGGAATGAGGTGACGCTGGAGTTGAGGAAG AACAAACGGGATGAACATCtactgaagaagaggaatgtcCCCCTGGAGGAGAGTCTGGAGGACTCTGACTTGGACTCAGACTTCAAAGGa CAAAACGATACTCTTGATGCCATCTTAATG AATGCTACCAGTGAGAACCCTGTTGTCCAGCTCAGTGCTGTGCAGGCAGCCAG AAAACTGCTATCAAGTGACAGAAACCCCCCCATTGATGATTTGATAAAGTCTGGGATCCTGCCTATCTTAGTAAAATGCCTGGAGAGGAATGACAA CCCTTCTCTCCAGTTTGAGGCAGCTTGGGCTCTGACTAACATCGCGTCTGGAACATCAGCACAGACTCAGGCGGTGGTTAAATCCA ATGCAGTGCCCCTATTCCTGCGACTGTTACAGTCTCCTCACCAGAACGTGTGTGAACAGGCTGTTTGGGCTTTAGGAAACATTATAG GTGACGGCCCTCAGTGCAGGGATTTTGTCATCTCTCTGGGCGTGGTCAAGCCCCTGCTGTCCTTTATCAGCCCCTCCATCCCGATTACCTTCCTTCGTAATGTCACCTGGGTTATCGTGAACCTCTGCCGCAACAAGGACCCGCCACCCCCCATGGAGACGGTGCAGGAG aTTCTGCCTGCCCTCTGTGTGCTAATATATCACAGCGATATTAAT ATCCTCGTAGACACAGTTTGGGCTCTGTCCTACCTGACAGATGGGGGCAACGAACAGATCCAAATGGTCATTGACTCTGGAGTCGTCCCAATTCTTGTGGCTCTCCTCAGTCACcaggaggtcaaagttcag acagcagctctgagggcggTGGGCAACATCGTGACTGGCACTGATGAGCAGACGCAGGTGGTTCTCAACTGTGATGTGCTCGCACAATTCCCCAATCTGCTGACACACCCTAAAGAAAAGATCAACAAG GAAGCTGTTTGGTTCCTGTCCAACATTACAGCAGgaaaccagcagcaggtccaagCTGTGATCAATGCTGGACTGATTCCAATGATCATCCAGCAACTGGCCAAG GGGGACTTTGGCACTCAGAAGGAGGCAGCATGGGCCATCAGTAACCTCACCATCAGTGGGAGGAAAGACCAG gtgCAGTTCCTGGTGGAGCAGGGCGTCATCCCGCCTTTCTGCAACCTGCTGTCGGTGAAAGACTCCCAGGTGGTGCAGGTCGTCCTGGACGGCTTGAAGAATATTCTCATCATGGCCGGAGATGAAGCCAGCAACATTGCAGAGATCATAGAGGAGTGTGGAG gtttgGAAAAGATAGAAAATCTGCAGCAACATGAGAATGAGGATATCTACAAATTAGCCTTTGAGATTATTGATCTGTACTTTTCAGGGGATGAT ATTGATGAAGATCCCAACTTGATCCCAGACACACAAGGTGGGACCTTCAACTTTGATCCGGCCTCCAACATGCAGACAAAGGAATTCAATTTCTGA